The DNA region TTCACCATCCTTACTGGCTTTGTCTAGCCACGTCTTTACATGGACCAGCACTATGTTGCCAGGGGAAAAACCGGAGACACGCATTTTCCCGATAACTTCATCGGCTCTATAACCAAATATTTTTTCCGCACCGGCACTGAATGTTTCAACGCGGCCTTCCATGTCGCAAGTGATGACAGATACAGCCTCTTTTTCGCTATCATCCATTTCACGTGTCCATTTTCTCTCTTGTTTACTCATATCAGCCCCTCTTAATAAATAAGATACCAGATAGAATATAACACATCAGAAAAAGTTGATTGAATTTTTTTTGGTTCAAATTTTTGCCACAAAAGGTGGATTTTGCTCCGGGTTTTCCGGTTGAACCCGGGATACCAGGGGTCTCCGGTAATATTCAAATCTTCTGTTGCTGCCGTGCCAATTGTCAAATCTTTTGAGAATTTGAACTGAACCGCTAAATCGCTGAGAGACACCTTCCCGAACATGTCCTGAAACATATATAAAACCCTTCTTCTTGGCCCAGCTGAGATAGACCCGTTTCAGAGTCTTGGCATAGCCGCTTCCTTTATACTTTTGTAAAACAACAAAGGCGTATGTATAGAGTGTGTTCTTTTCTCCCAGATTACTATCGCACTGGAATGATGGATCGTTGGAAAAAAATTCCAGCGGGACACCGATGATGTAGCCAATAATCTCTCCGCTCTTCCTGGCAATAAAGGGAAGCGTATGTGGATAGTTGAAATATTTCCGGATGCTTGTTTTTGTAAGCCTGACGTCTTCCGTGAATTCCTCTACAAGATGTTCTGAAATCAGGATAAGCTGGGGGATGTCTTCCTCGCCGACGCGCTCCATGAGTTCGATCTGGAAATTGAGAGGTGAAGAGGCGATCACTCTGGATCGGGTTTTTTCAGCGATCTCAAGGGTAAGCTGTTCTCCTGTTTTGTCAGTTGTGCCGACCAATTTCACTCCTTTCTCATGATTAGAATAAGCTTTGAAAAAGAATGACGCAACGCTTTTTATAGCTTCAAATAAGAATACCCAACTGTTCGTTGCTTCCCGTCCGCACTACTCTGTAACTTTACGGTGTTGAAAGCTTTTTCTGACAGGCTTCAGGAGGCCGTTGACAGCCATAAATCCCACCTCTGCGTCGGTCTTGACATTGATGCTGAAAAGATCGATCCCGAATCACCACCGCCTCTGGCTGAACTAAAAGAGTTTA from Candidatus Neomarinimicrobiota bacterium includes:
- a CDS encoding GNAT family N-acetyltransferase, which produces MKLVGTTDKTGEQLTLEIAEKTRSRVIASSPLNFQIELMERVGEEDIPQLILISEHLVEEFTEDVRLTKTSIRKYFNYPHTLPFIARKSGEIIGYIIGVPLEFFSNDPSFQCDSNLGEKNTLYTYAFVVLQKYKGSGYAKTLKRVYLSWAKKKGFIYVSGHVREGVSQRFSGSVQILKRFDNWHGSNRRFEYYRRPLVSRVQPENPEQNPPFVAKI